A window of Juglans regia cultivar Chandler chromosome 7, Walnut 2.0, whole genome shotgun sequence contains these coding sequences:
- the LOC108989274 gene encoding aspartyl protease family protein 2: MDPKPRDAALFTLTIFFFFLSISSSTSLRYQTLVLNPLSTTPHSLSWPESESESVVSDSTVATTTLELHHLDSLSLNKTPEQLFHLRLQRDAFRVKALTSLAAVGNRSRAHGAGFSSSVISGLAQGSGEYFTRIGVGTPPKYVYMVLDTGSDVVWVQCAPCRKCYSQVDPVFDPRKSRSFAGISCGSPLCLKLDSPGCNSRKTCLYQVSYGDGSFTTGDFSTETLTFRGTRVGRVALGCGHNNQGLFVGAAGLLGLGRGRLSFPSQTGRQFNRKFSYCLVDRSASSRPSSIVFGDPAVSRTARFTPLIANPKLDTFYYVELVGISVGGTPVPGISASFFKLDRTGNGGVIIDSGTSVTRLTRPAYNALRDAFRIGTSSLKRASDFSLFDTCYDLSGKTEVKVPTVVLHFRGADVPLPATNYLIPVDSDGTFCFAFAGTMSGLSIVGNIQQQGFRVVYDLAGSRVGFSPRGCA; encoded by the coding sequence ATGGATCCCAAACCTCGAGATGCTGCCCTTTTTACCCTcaccattttcttcttctttctctccatTTCTTCCTCAACCTCACTTCGGTACCAAACCCTTGTCCTCAACCCGCTTTCTACAACCCCACACTCCCTCTCATGGCCCGAATCCGAGTCCGAATCCGTCGTTTCAGACTCTACTGTCGCCACCACCACACTCGAATTGCACCACTTGGACTCTTTGTCCCTCAACAAAACTCCCGAGCAACTCTTCCACCTCAGGCTCCAACGCGACGCTTTCAGAGTCAAGGCTCTGACTTCACTCGCTGCCGTTGGGAACCGGAGTCGCGCCCACGGTGCTGGGTTCAGCAGCTCCGTCATATCCGGGCTCGCACAGGGTAGCGGCGAGTACTTCACTCGGATCGGTGTGGGCACTCCCCCCAAGTACGTGTACATGGTGCTGGATACCGGAAGCGACGTCGTCTGGGTCCAGTGCGCTCCGTGTAGAAAATGCTACTCCCAGGTCGATCCGGTTTTCGATCCGAGGAAGTCCAGATCCTTCGCCGGGATTTCCTGTGGGTCGCCCTTGTGCCTAAAGCTCGACTCTCCGGGCTGCAACTCACGCAAGACGTGTCTCTACCAAGTATCCTACGGCGACGGATCGTTCACTACGGGCGACTTCTCCACTGAAACGCTGACGTTCCGGGGCACCAGGGTGGGACGCGTGGCGCTCGGTTGTGGCCACAATAACCAGGGCCTGTTCGTGGGTGCTGCGGGGTTGTTGGGCCTCGGCCGGGGGAGGTTATCATTTCCGTCCCAAACCGGCCGCCAGTTCAACCGGAAATTTTCATACTGTTTGGTAGACCGCTCCGCCTCGTCTAGGCCGTCCTCGATAGTGTTCGGTGATCCGGCAGTTTCACGGACCGCCCGGTTCACTCCCTTGATCGCGAACCCTAAGCTCGACACATTTTACTACGTTGAACTCGTCGGAATCAGCGTCGGCGGAACACCGGTCCCCGGCATCAGCGCTTCATTTTTCAAACTCGACCGAACTGGGAACGGTGGGGTAATCATCGATTCGGGCACGTCCGTAACCCGCCTCACACGACCTGCTTATAATGCCTTGAGAGACGCGTTCCGGATCGGCACATCAAGTCTGAAGCGGGCATCAGATTTCTCATTGTTCGACACGTGTTACGACTTGTCCGGTAAAACGGAGGTGAAGGTACCGACGGTGGTGTTGCATTTTCGAGGTGCCGACGTCCCGTTACCGGCAACGAATTATCTGATCCCGGTAGACAGCGATGGGACCTTTTGCTTTGCGTTTGCGGGTACAATGAGCGGGTTGTCGATTGTGGGGAATATCCAGCAGCAGGGATTCCGTGTCGTGTATGATTTGGCGGGTTCGCGGGTCGGGTTTTCTCCGCGTGGCTGCGCCTGA